One genomic window of Plasmodium coatneyi strain Hackeri chromosome 12, complete sequence includes the following:
- a CDS encoding DNA-directed RNA polymerase: protein MMRLIGLPTWVPLLIITCKALQIRNSCFIRSYQNVWPIGGSCEEKPYTRSCGRSCRPSRRKGEQNKWSVFSKDDEIEETSRPEQPSDDYKMGRRKNFIKKYQVKKEEVEEYIEQMKRNSSSGYEPQFPKDVFRTPDGLTNVILDYKYKNDNLKIHNYYSFFVCFLKKLAEQAEKKKKKKKQLNEPNGQNGEKDQTDREPLISVQDFLFLKKKGFFEGDLYTWKNWVILNRGEWEDYIGYGEVDKEKEYEIETLRKMVEPKMKRMPIEYWGSFRAIDFNVNHYPIYKKLYDYFDKISVSGNEPNEKFYPFLFYPRFSVRRDRAGLGYGDAQFFGNYGDIYKKREERLQRLRGLGNDGVDTAGMAEDTSSTNESVVHSSLHRESFIDKYDFGPNDIKVEEATDIIKYPQNGRLYQKFYIGPLNITDGHTFGTLLKYVCQTQIYGYAIVAIKVHNMNEDTRIDNVQEDLLEIALNLSDVCIYSKEINVETNVRLIFKGPLMLVAGMIPLPSHLQVVNKEQYICTLKEDGYLDISIKIEYGKGHWLTYEKGLYKREQGSDNECMKKRPVKEVIEKNYMPISASFGSCRMVRMSVHKIATKYWCEDRCEFTDPKQMLVMEIWTDCRMLPKNVLLYGIKNIKKILRKFREMIISDTDFPSDVEDEEIKKLWPAIDRYKFLQTKQKMEGGPPIHDVDAESDTSGNSGAGIGNSEHGVPDRHSQMGNQNMMDSFSQKLVDPDNFPKHSNIQLPLEDTPPPFLDTLEWLKMEVKKDRIRKKRKGSEKKTSKAANRRTFDYDDYLDDTLGDILDEG, encoded by the coding sequence ATGATGCGGCTGATAGGCCTTCCTACATGGGTCCCCCTCCTCATTATAACCTGCAAAGCTTTGCAAATTCGGAACAGTTGCTTCATTCGTAGTTACCAAAATGTGTGGCCCATCGGAGGCAGCTGCGAGGAAAAACCGTACACACGAAGCTGCGGCAGAAGTTGCCGCCCCAGcaggagaaaaggagaacagaACAAATGGAGCGTGTTCAGCAAAGATGACGAGATAGAGGAAACCAGCAGACCGGAACAACCGAGTGATGATTATAAAatggggagaaggaaaaacttcataaaaaagtatcaagtgaaaaaggaagaagtagagGAATACATTGAACAAATGAAGAGAAACTCAAGTAGTGGATATGAACCTCAATTTCCGAAGGATGTTTTTAGGACCCCAGATGGATTAACAAATGTCATTTTGgattataaatacaaaaatgacaatttaaaaattcacaattattactctttttttgtgtgctttttaaaaaagctagctgagcaagcggaaaaaaaaaaaaaaaaaaaaaaacagctaaatgAGCCAAATGGACAAAATGGCGAAAAAGACCAAACGGACAGAGAACCACTAATTAGCGTACAAGATTTTCTCTtcctaaaaaagaagggattcTTTGAAGGAGATTTGTACACATGGAAAAATTGGGTCATTCTGAACCGGGGAGAGTGGGAAGATTATATCGGCTACGGAGAAGtagacaaagaaaaagaatacgAAATAGAGACGCTGCGAAAAATGGTGGAACCCAAAATGAAGAGAATGCCCATAGAATACTGGGGTAGCTTCAGAGCAATCGATTTCAATGTGAATCATTATCCCATTTATAAGAAGTTGTATGACTACTTTGACAAGATCAGTGTGAGTGGTAACGAGCCAAACGAGAAGTTTTaccccttcctcttctacCCCCGGTTTAGCGTTCGTAGGGATAGAGCGGGGCTGGGCTACGGGGACGCGCAGTTTTTCGGCAACTACGGGGATATCTACAAGAAGCGCGAGGAGCGCCTGCAAAGGTTGCGCGGTCTAGGCAACGATGGTGTTGACACCGCAGGAATGGCTGAGGACACATCCAGCACGAACGAAAGCGTGGTGCACTCCAGCCTGCACCGGGAGAGTTTCATAGATAAATACGACTTCGGACCGAACGACATCAAAGTAGAGGAAGCGACAGACATAATCAAGTACCCACAGAACGGTAGGCTCTACCAGAAGTTCTACATAGGGCCTTTAAACATAACCGATGGACACACCTTCGGTACTCTGTTAAAGTACGTCTGTCAGACGCAGATATATGGGTACGCCATAGTTGCCATTAAAGTACACAACATGAATGAAGACACCCGAATTGATAACGTGCAAGAGGACCTCCTAGAAATTGCACTGAACCTATCGGacgtgtgtatatacagcaaagaaataaatgtagAGACAAATGTACGACTCATTTTTAAAGGACCCTTAATGCTAGTAGCAGGGATGATACCCCTGCCGTCTCACCTACAAGTAGTTAACAAGGAGCAGTACATCTGCACCCTGAAAGAAGATGGATATCTAGACATTTCGATAAAAATTGAATATGGAAAAGGTCACTGGCTAACATATGAGAAGGGATTATACAAAAGGGAACAGGGTTCGGATAACGaatgtatgaaaaaaagacCAGTAAAGGAAGTTATtgagaaaaattatatgcCTATAAGTGCTAGCTTTGGTAGCTGCCGTATGGTACGTATGTCTGTACATAAGATCGCCACTAAGTATTGGTGTGAAGATAGGTGTGAATTTACCGACCCGAAACAAATGCTTGTGATGGAAATATGGACTGACTGCAGAATGTTGCCAAAGAATGTGCTACTATatggaattaaaaatataaaaaaaattttgagaaaATTCAGGGAGATGATAATTTCCGATACGGATTTCCCGTCCGATGTGGAGGACGAGGAGATAAAGAAACTGTGGCCCGCCATTGACCGGTACAAATTTTTGCAGACCAAGCAGAAGATGGAGGGAGGCCCCCCCATCCACGATGTGGACGCAGAGAGTGATACCAGCGGCAATAGCGGCGCGGGTATCGGAAATAGTGAGCACGGCGTGCCGGATAGACACAGTCAAATGGGTAACCAGAACATGATGGACTCATTTTCGCAAAAGCTCGTGGACCCAGACAACTTTCCCAAGCACTCAAATATCCAGCTACCGCTGGAGGACACGCCGCCTCCCTTCCTGGACACCCTGGAGTGGCTAAAAATGGAGGTAAAGAAAGACAGAATTCgcaagaagaggaagggttCCGAGAAAAAAACTTCCAAAGCGGCGAACAGGCGCACCTTCGATTATGACGACTACCTGGACGACACTTTGGGCGATATACTGGACGAGGGTTGA
- a CDS encoding Protein disulfide isomerase — protein MKIIKLLLVCMLILINACRTSNDEEKQSKIISIDMTDLEQIQNDENIFTFLIVYTHWCERSSSLLENVQTISNLLKYDSNVKVAKMNVAVNSTVIDRLSVYSYPALFMLKKNETHKYRGVNSIKGIILWIYEYLDDSVYSIENKNKLDTFLQLDEYNNSILFFIDRKEKDTHLVKELVNICTLIGNTFCFAVTNPSIISYFENQIMREKYHVNMQDLQNKDMYGILFRNDDFGENFYLIDDSVSILYNPDYPVEEKKLELTKWIQKKLEPLVIKFSEYYFPLFFANDTVSFFILYDDINDLNKADIIKCAKKYPNITFSVSGNKDVYEKRLLNELLIEQVKKPVMRITEFKNHIAVPYKYRPISDDIEINEQTIDQFIQDYLNEKKYFYRKSERALPDEFNHGYIKIIVADTYDEYVFDRTKHVVVLYYAPWCGHCYKFEPVYREIGKRLKIYGNKFKDYNNDVVISKIDAVNNEIYDVPIEGYPTIYLYPKENKKAPIKYNGPRTVESIISWICEKTNTDIDIQQFVNINLDDEQLFESYEEL, from the exons ATGAAAATAATCAAGCTACTACTAGTGTGCATGTTAATCCTAATAAACGCATGTAGAACGAGCAACGATGAAGAGAAGCAGAGCAAAATAATTTCCATAGACATGACCGACCTGGAGCAGATACAAAATGATGAGaatatttttaccttcctcattgtgtacacacactGGTGTGAAAGATCCAGTTCGCTACTCGAAAATGTGCAGACCATTTCGaaccttttaaaatatgataGCAATGTAAAGGTAGCCAAAATGAACGTTGCTGTGAATAGTACCGTTATTGACAGACTTTCCGTCTATAGTTACCCTGCcctttttatgttaaaaaaaaatgagacgCACAAATACAGAGGAGTGAACAGCATCAAAGGAATAATCCTGTGGATATACGAATATCTTGACGACAGTGTATATTccattgaaaataaaaataaattggacACGTTCCTCCAACTGGATGAGTATAATAActccattttattctttatcgacagaaaggaaaaggacacCCATTTGGTTAAAGAGCTAGTTAACATATGTACCCTAATAGGAAATACCTTCTGCTTCGCTGTTACCAACCCAAGTATCATCTCATATTTTGAAAATCAAATCATGCGAGAAAAATATCACGTCAATATGCAGGATTTACAAAACAAAGACATGTATGGAATTTTATTCAGAAATGATGACTTTGGGGAGAACTTTTATTTGATTGATGACAGCGTGAGCATTTTATACAATCCTGACTACCccgtggaggaaaaaaaactggaaCTGACAAAATGGATACAGAAAAAACTCGAACCCTTGGTTATTAAATTCTCTGAGtattatttcccccttttttttgcaaatgatACGGTTAGTTTTTTTATCCTCTACGACGATATAAATGACCTCAATAAAGCAGATATTATAAAGTGTGCGAAAAAGTACCCCAATATTACCTTCTCCGTGTCGGGCAACAAGGATGTGTACGAGAAGAGGCTCCTCAATGAGCTACTTATCGAGCAGGTCAAAAAACCCGTCATGCGAATCACCGAGTTTAAGAATCACATCGCCGTTCCGTATAAGTATAGGCCCATCAGCGACGACATCGAGATAAACGAGCAG ACCATCGACCAATTCATCCAGGACTACCTCAACGAAAAGAAGTACTTCTACCGAAAGAGTGAGAGAGCCCTGCCCGACGAATTCAACCACggatacataaaaataatagtGGCCGACACCTACGATGAATACGTGTTTGACAGAACCAAGCATGTAGTGGTGCTTTACTACGCGCCCTGGTGCGGCCACTGCTACAAATTCGAGCCTGTGTATAGGGAAATTGGAAAGAGACTCAAGATATACGGAAACAAATTCAAGGACTACAACAACGACGTGGTGATTAGCAAAATCGACGCGGTTAACAATGAGATATACGACGTCCCTATCG AGGGATACCCCACCATTTATCTGTACCCGAAAGAGAACAAGAAGGCCCCCATCAAGTACAACGGCCCGAGGACCGTGGAAAGCATCATCTCTTGGATTTgcgaaaag actAATACCGATATAGACATACAGCAATTCGTTAACATCAATTTGGACGATGAGCAACTTTTCGAATCCTATGAGGAGCTGTGA
- a CDS encoding Dihydroorotase has product MEPLYIPLGDDMHCHLRQGDMLSFTVGAVKKGGCDRVLVMPNTTPIVSTCEEAKKYRNELIKQDPSVDYLMTLYLNKKTDSNDILRNHEECNLQGVKIYPSNVTTNSNHGVTTLETFYEIFHTLEKLNKSLHIHCEEPNVNPLYAERSYVQHIHDLAVHFPHLKIVLEHISTVDMINLVRTYPNVAGSVTPHHLQLTIDDVVDTQTYDYAPDVVAIEKYIKNVYNYCKPLPKTVDDKVALCKIIQEGFPRIFLGSDSAPHYKEQKNDPHYKPGIYTQPFLMSYVSHIFNKINSLDKVENFACKNAANFLNLKEKKTGTNEQPLSLCIQKKGFKIPDEYFGVVPFLAGQTIDFTASLVGAGADV; this is encoded by the coding sequence ATGGAACCGTTGTATATCCCCCTGGGAGACGACATGCACTGCCACCTGCGGCAGGGTGACATGCTGAGTTTCACCGTTGGGGCAGTGAAGAAGGGGGGGTGTGACCGCGTGCTCGTTATGCCCAACACCACACCAATTGTAAGCACCTGTGAAGAAgccaaaaaatatagaaacgAGCTAATCAAGCAAGACCCCAGCGTGGACTACCTAATGACGTTATActtgaacaaaaaaacagatTCAAATGACATCCTCAGAAACCACGAAGAATGCAATTTGCAAGGAGTTAAAATATACCCCAGTAATGTAACAACCAATTCTAATCATGGAGTTACAACGTTAGAAACATTTTATGAAATTTTCCATACACTTGAAAAGCTAAACAAAAGTTTACACATACATTGTGAAGAACCAAACGTGAATCCACTTTATGCAGAAAGGAGTTACGTACAACATATACATGACTTGGCTGTCcactttccccatttgaaaATTGTCCTAGAGCATATTTCTACGGTAGATATGATAAACCTGGTTAGAACCTACCCGAACGTCGCGGGTTCAGTTACTCCTCACCACTTGCAGCTAACCATAGACGATGTTGTAGACACGCAGACCTATGATTACGCTCCTGACGTGGTAGCCATagaaaagtatataaaaaatgtatataattattgcAAGCCTTTGCCCAAAACGGTTGATGATAAGGTAGCCTTGTGTAAAATTATACAGGAAGGGTTCCCCAGGATTTTCCTTGGATCCGATTCTGCACCCCAttataaagaacaaaaaaatgatcccCACTATAAGCCTGGAATATACACACAGCCATTCCTCATGTCGTATGTTtctcacatttttaacaaaattaattCATTGGACAAGGTAGAAAATTTTGCCTGTAAAAATgctgcaaattttttaaatttaaaggagaaaaaaacaggcaCAAATGAACAGCCACTTTCTCTTTGTATACAAAAGAAGGGATTCAAAATTCCTGATGAATATTTTGGGGtcgtcccctttttggctGGGCAAACAATTGATTTCACAGCGTCGCTCGTGGGTGCAGGTGCAGATGTGtga